The Synechococcus sp. WH 8101 sequence TGGCGGAGCTGCTGGTGCTGGAGCCACGGGGGCAGGGGCGCTGGCTCTGTCTGGCGCGGCCGGGCAAGAAACTCCGCCCCGGTGATCAGGTGTGGCTCGAGGCCCAGGCGCAGGAGCCGCTGCCGTTGCAGGTGCTCGCCAGCGATGCGGCCAGCGGCGGTCGCATTGTGCAATTCCCCCCCGGCTGTGAGGACGCAATCGCGATCGAAGCGCTGCTAGAGAGCTACGGGGAGGTGCCGCTGCCCCCATACATCAACCGCCACGATGAGGCGGACCAGACCCGCTACCAAACGCGTTACGCCGCACGACCCGGTGCTGTGGCAGCGCCCACCGCGGGGTTGCATCTAAGTGATCCCCTGCTGGCGGCGATCCGGGCGCGGGGGGTGCAACTTGCCACGGTGACGCTGCATGTGGGCCTGGGCACGTTTCGGCCGGTGGAGATGGAAGATCTCAGGGCCTTGACGCTGCACAGTGAGTGGGTGGAGGTGTCACCCGCCTTGGTGGAGGCAGTGGAGGCATGCCGGGCCCGGGGTGGACGGGTGATCGCCGTGGGCACCACCAGCGTGCGTGCTCTGGAAGGTGCTGCGGCCGCCGCCGGCGGCACGCTTCAGCCCCTGAAAGGACCAGTGGATCTGGTGATTCAACCCGGCTTTCGCTTCGCCGTGGTGCAGGGGCTGCTCACCAACTTCCACCTGCCGAAAAGTTCACTCCTGCTGCTGGTGAGTGCGCTGATCGGTAGGGAGCGGTTGCTGCAGTTGTACGACGCTGCAATCAAGCAGCACTATCGCTTCTATTCCTATGGCGATGCCATGTGGATTGATCCGGGGGCGGTGTTGCCGGACGCCCGCCCCCTCGGCACCTGAGTTGTGGCTGCTCAGGCCGCCACCGGCTGCTCGATGATGCCGGTGGGCACATCCGCGAACATCACCGAGGACAGATAGCGCTCCGCCAGGTCGGGCAGCACCACCACGATCGTTTTGCCGGCGTAGGCGTCCTGCTGGGCGAGGCGGATGGCGGCTGCAGCAGCAGCACCACAGGAAATGCCCACCAGCAGACCTTCTTCCTTGGCGAGGCGAAGGGCCATTGCAATGGATTCCTCGTTGGTGACCTGCTCTACCTTGTCGACGACGGAGAGGTCGAGGTTCTTGGGAATGAAGCCGGCGCCGATGCCCTGGATCTTGTGGGGCCCAGGTTTGACCTCTTCTCCATTGAGGGTCTGGGTGATCACGGGGCTGTGGGCCGGTTCCACCGCCACGGATTCGATCGCCTTGCCGGCCTGGTTCTTGATGTAGCGCGACACGCCGGTGATCGTGCCGCCGGTGCCGACGCCGGCCACGAGCACATCGATGGCGCCGTCGCAGTCGTTCCAGATCTCAGGACCGGTGGTTTTCTCGTGAATTTCGGGGTTGGCGGGGTTCTCGAACTGACCGGGCATGAAGTATTTGGCCGGATCGCTGTCGGCGATCTGCTTGGCCTTGGCAATCGCTCCTGGCATGCCCTTGGCCGCTTCGGTGAGCACGATCTCGGCGCCGAGCACCGCCATCACGCGGCGGCGCTCGATCGACATCGACTCGGGCATCGTGAGGATCAGCTTGTAGCCCCGAGCCGCGGCGGTGAAGGCCAGGGCGATACCGGTGTTGCCGGAGGTGGGCTCAACGATTGTTTTACCTTCGCTGAGCACACCGCGTTTCTCGGCATCCCAGATCATGTTGGCGCCGATGCGGCACTTCACGCTGTAGGCGGGGTTGCGGCCTTCCACCTTGGCGAGCACGGTGGCTTTGCAACCCTTGGTCACATGGTTGAGACGCACCAGGGGGGTATTGCCGATGGCCTGGCTGTTATCGGCGTAAACGCGAGACATGGTGGGAAAACGCAGGTGCCCAATCGCGTCAATGTAGAGAGTCTTCAGCGGGATCCGGCCGGCTGTTAAGGCCTTGTTCAGACTTGCTCCACGCTGGTGATCTCAGGCCGACAGGGCCGTGTGGAAGCGGTTCCAGAGCTCATCTGGATCCTCCAATCCCACCGACACCCGCAGCAGGTCGGAGGGCACGCCGCAGCTTTCGGCCCAGCCCAGCTCGTCGTAGTGGGCGAGCAGCACATAGGGGCAACAGAGCGTGAAGGTGGTGCCGAGGCTGGGGCCCTTGCATACCGCCAGGGCGTCATAGACCCGCTGGGCCTTGTCGCTGCCGCCTTTCAGCTCAAACGACAGCAGGCAGCCATGTCCTGAGCTGGGTCGCATCAGGGCGCGAAAGTTGGGGCAGCCCGCTGGATGGAACACGCGGGCCACCGCCGGGTGCTGCGCCAACCTCTCAGCCAGTTCCAGAGCGTGGCGGTTGAGCCGAGGCAGGCGCTCCTCCAGATCGCGGCTGCCCTCCTCGAGGGCGATGGCGTCGGCATCGGCCAGGGGGGCCAGCGCCACGGCGTTCGGGTCGTCGCCATCTCCCCTCGGTTGCAGCCACCGCGCTCGGGGGCTCACGATCAGGCTGCCCGCCAGCACATCACCGCGGCCGGCGAAGCTCTTGGTGAGGGAGCTGAACACCAGGTCGGCATAGGGCAGGGCATCGATGTTCAGCCCAGAGCCGATCGTGTCGTCGGCAATTACCGGGATAGCGCGGGCGTGGGCGAGCCGGGCGATGGCGGCAAGATCCACGCAGCGCAGCAGGGGATTGCTCGGCAGTTCCACCACCACCGCCATCGGTTGCAGGCGATCCAGCGCTGCCTCCACCGCTGAGGGCGATGGGTCGAGGAGCAGTTCACCGCCGTGAAACAGCACCTGGGGCTGCTTGAGCACATCCACATAGGGAAAGCCGATCTGCAGGGTGGGACGCCCAGGACGCAGGGCGCAGACCCGGCGCAGAGCCTGATGCAGCGCCGCCATGCCTGAGGGATGGAGGCTGATGGCTTCGCTTGGGCAGCCGTAGATCCGCGCCAGGCGTTCGATCAGCGTGCGCTTCGCGGCGACTCCAGCCTCCGGGGCTGGGGCGCGCTCTCGGCCCAGGGCGATGGCGGCCAGCCGCGAGGAGGCACCGAGACCGGCGTGCTGCCAGAAGGCCTTCGCTGCCGCCGTGCTGGTCCGATCCGCGATCAGGCAAGGCAATTCGCGCACCATGACGATCGAGGTATGGGCCTCGGGCGTCGTGCGGCGGCAGTGCGTCTGGGCGGCGCGGGCGGCGGCTTCGGTGGGGTAAGGCCAGGCGCTGGTCGCGTCCGGAGTGTTGGTCACGGCCAGCGCGCAGCGGGCCAGCTCCTCCACCAGGGTATGGAAGCCGAAGCGGGGATAGATCGCGCGCAGGGCCTTGCGGCAGGCGGGATCCTTTTCCTCGTAAGCGATCACGTCCTGCCAGCGGGGCAGGGCCACCGACACGGCATGCACGGCGTCGGGCAGCGGATGGCCCAGTTCGGCGGCCTGCCAGCAGGGGTCGCGCAGCAGATCACGCCCGCTCATGGCAACAGGCTGAGGGCCTGATCAAGATCGGCGATCAGATCCGCAGTGTCTTCGCATCCCACCGACAGGCGCACCAGCCCATCGCTGATGCCGAGCTTCTCCTTCACGTCCACAGACACAGCAGCGTGGGTCATGGTGGCGGGGTGGCAGATCAGGCTCTCCACGCCCCCCAGGCTTTCGGCCATGGTGAACCAGCGCAGGGCCTTGCTAACGGCATAGGCCAGATCGCGGTTGGCGTTAAGGCCAAGGGTCACGATGGCGCCACCGCCCTGCATCTGCCGCTGGGCCACCGAGTGCTGCGGGTGATCTGTCCGAAGGGGGTAGCGCACCCAGGCCACCGCTGGATGGGCCGCCAGGTGGTCGGCGATGGCGGCCGCGCTGGCCATCTGCTGGCGCAGGCGCAGCGGCAGGGTCTTGATGCCGCGGGTAATCAGCCAGCAATCGAAGGGCGAGGGCATCAGCCCCAGGGCCTTCTGGGCGAACACCATCTTTTGGTGCCAGGCGGGGTCGTCGCAGCAGACCGCACCGCCCAGGGCATCGGAATGGCCATTGATGTATTTGGTGGTGCTGGTGAGCGAGAGGGTGGCCCCCATCGCCAGGGGGCGCTGCACCAGGGCGGTGGCGAAGGTGTTGTCGACCACCACGGGCACGCCGGCGCTGCGGGCTGCCATACACACCGCCTCCAGATCGATCACCTTGAGCAGGGGGTTGGTGGGGCTTTCCAGCCACACCATCGCCGGCTTGCGCTCAGCGATCGTCGCCAGTGCGGTGGCGTCAGTGAAGTCGACCCATTCCGTGCGCACACCGAACTTGGCGAACACCTGCTCGAACAGGCGCACGGTGCAGCCGTAGAGGTTCTCCTCGCAGAGCACCCGATCGCCCTGGCGCAGGGTGGAGGCGATGGCGGTGATTGCACTCACACCGGAGCCGAACACCGTGGCGTGGGCGCACTGCTCCACTGAGGCCAGCACCGCCTCGAGGATGCGGAAATTGGGATTGCCGGAGCGGGTGTAGTCGAAGCCGCCAGGGTTGCCGTGGGCAAAGGTGGAGGTGGCGTAGATCGGCGGCATCACCGTGCCGGTGCCTTCGGCGAAGCTGTCGCCGTGATGGATGGCCCGGGTGGCGATCGCCGGCTTCTGCACGCTGGTGGGGCACGGGGTGGGGCGAGCCTACGCAGCCAACCGTGCCAGCAATTCATAAAAAAGCCCCCGCCGGAGCGAGGGGCCATCGATGCAGCGGAACGCTGGTAGGGAGCGCTGGGCTCAGACTTTCCTGGAGTAGTACTCCACCACCAACAGTTCGTTGATCTCCAGAGCGACCCACTCACGCTCGCAGCGGCCAATCACCTTGGCGCTGAGCTTGGTTTTGTCGAGTTCGAGGTGGGGCGGCACGTTGGCGAGGCTCGGGAATTCCAGGTTGCCTTCGGCCAGCTTCTTGCTGCCCTTGCGTTCGCGGATGGCGATCACATCGCCGGCCTTGCACTGGTAGCTGGCGATGTCGGTGACGCGACCGTTCACGGTCACGTGGCCATGGTTCACCAGCTGCCGCGCACCGGGAACGGTGGGACCGAAGCCGAGACGGAAACAGACGTTGTCGAGACGGTTCTCGAGCAGTTTCAGCAGGTTGGTTCCGGTGGAACCCTCCTGGGCGCGCGCTTTCTTCACGTAGCGCACCAGCTGACGTTCAGAGACGCCGTAGTTGAAGCGAAGCTTCTGCTTTTCTTCGAGACGGATCGCGTATTCAGAGCGCTTGCGACGGGCCTGGCCGTGCTGACCGGGGGGATAGGACCGCTTTGCGGCCTTCCGGGTGAGACCGGGGAGGTCTCCCAAGCGCCGCGTGATCCTCAGGCGAGGGCCGCGGTAACGAGACATAGAGACAGGAAGGGATGGAGCTTCCGCGCCGCTGACCCGTCATGCTGGGCAAGAGGCCCAGGTTGCGGCTCCGCATGCGCGAATCCACCACTGTATCCGGCGGCTTTCCCGCCCAGATCAATCGCCTCATCAGCGGCCTGCTGCTGGCGCTGATCGGTGTCTACCGCCGCTGGTTCTCTCCCCTGCTCGGCCCCCGTTGCCGCTTCATCCCCAGCTGCAGCGCCTATGGCCTGGAGGCGATCCAGCGCCATGGCCCCTGGCGCGGCGGGTGGCTCACCCTGCGTCGGCTCAGCCGTTGCCACCCCTTCACCCCCTGTGGCTGTGACCCCGTCCCCGACTGAGCCCCTTCCCCTGATCCTCTACAGCCGAAGGGGTTGTTGCCTGTGTGAGGGCCTGGAGCAGCGCTTGCGAGAGCTTGCGCTTCACACCCTGGCGCCGCCGCTGCAGTTGCAGGTGATCGACATCGATGGAGCCGGTGTCGATCCCTCCCTGAGGGCCCGCTACGACCTGGAGGTGCCGGTGCTGGCGCTTCCCGCCGGTGTGTTGCCACGGGTGTCTCCTCGTCTGTCGGGCGAGGGTCTGTTCCGCTGGTTGCAACGGGCTTGCGCCACCAGGCTCGGATCGGATTAGAACGACTCCACCTGATCGGGCAGCCGATGTCCCAGACGTTGCATTCACTTCTGCGGGCGGTGGGGTTGCCCTGGCCTGAACAGCTGGCCAACGTGCCGATTGAGGCGATTACCTGCGACTCCCGCTGTGTCAGCCGCGGCAGCCTGTTTCTGGGGCTGCCCGGCGTTCGTGTGGATGGGGGCAGCTTCTGGCCCAGGGCCCTCGCCGATGGGGCTGCTGCTGCGGTGATTGGTCCGGCGGCAGCGGCGGTGCAACCACCCGGCCCAGAGGATCCGGTGCTGGTGGTGCCGGAGCCGGTGGCCCAGTGGATCGGTGAGCTAGCGGCGGCGTTCTGGCAGCGGCCCTCCAGCCGCATGACCCTGATCGGGGTGACGGGCACCAACGGCAAGACCACCACCACCCATCTGATCGAGCACCTGAGCCTGGAGGCCGGCCGACCCGCCGCCCTGTTCGGCACCCTGGTGAACCGCTGGCCCGGACACAGCATCACGGCCACCCACACCACCGCCTTCGCCGATCGGCTGCAGGCCCAACTGGCGGAGGCCGTGGCCGGTGGCACCCAGGTGGCTGCCATGGAGGTGAGCTCCCATGCCCTGGAGCAGCAGCGGGTGGCCGGGTGCCGCTTCGCCGGGGCGGTGTTCACCAACCTCACCCAGGACCACCTCGATTACCACCCATCGATGCAGGCCTATTTCGAGGCCAAGGCGCGTTTGTTCAGCACGCCCCTGTTGCTGGAGGACGGGATTCGGGCGGTGGTGAATGTGGATGATCCCTGGGGTCGCCAGCTGGCCGAGCGGCTGGGCGCGCGGTGCTGGCGCTGTTCCCTGGAGCCCGATCAGGAGGCGGAGCTGACCATGACTGATCTGGTGATGCGCTCCAGCGGTGTGGAGGGGCGCCTGATCACTCCCAAGGGCGAGGGGCGGTTTGCGTCGCCACTGGTGGGGCGCTTCAATCTGATGAATCTGATGCAGGCGGTGGCGGTGCTGCAACAGCAGGGTCTTCCCTTGCCTCTGCTGCTTGAGGGTCTCGGCAGTTTTCGTGGCGTTCCTGGGCGGATGGAGCGGGTGGTGGTGCCCTCAGCCGCAGCGGCTCAATTGCCCGCCGTCCTGGTCGACTACGCCCATACCCCCGATGGTCTCAAGAATGCGCTCGAGGCGTGTCGCCCCTTTGTGGAGGGGCGTCTGATCTGCGTGTTCGGCTGTGGCGGTGATCGCGATCGGGGCAAGCGCCCTCAGATGGCCTCGATCGCCGCGAAGCTGGCGGATCGGGTGGTGGTGACCTCCGATAACCCCCGCACCGAGAATCCCCAGCAGATCCTTGCCGATGTGGTGGAGGGGCTGCCCTCCAGCACCGACCGCGTGGTGGAGGGTGATCGGGCGGCGGCGATTGCCGCTGCAGTCGCCGAAGCGAGACCCGGCGATCTGGTGCTGATCGCTGGCAAGGGCCATGAGGATTACCAGATTCTCGGCACCGAGAAAGTGCACTTCGACGATCGTGAGGAGGCGGAGAAGGCGCTGCGCTCTCGGCTGATCCGCTGACCGCCTGAACACTGATCGCCTGATCCCGTCTCCCTACAGCAGGGCCAGGATCCTGCTGCGGCCCACGATCAGGGCCACGCTCACGGCAAAACCGATCAGGAGCAGCACCTGATAGCAGAGGAAGAACAATCGCTCGCTGGCACCGCGATAAAACCGCTGGCCGCTCAGATTGCCGATCACCGTGACCGGAATCAGCAGCAGGGCACTGCCGGCGTTGCCGAGATGGAGGATGCCCAGGCTGATCAGGGGAATCAACTTCAGCAAGTTCTGCACCAGCAGCGCCACCAGTTGCGCTGCCACGAAGCGACTGCGTGGCACCTGATGGCGCAGGAAAAACACCGTGAGCAGCGGTGAGCCGGAATTGGCCACGGTCTGGCTGATCCCCACCCCCGATCCCACCATCAGTAGGCCGGTGGGGCCGGCCGGTCCACCGCCACCACCGGCGCGGGCAATGGCGTTGCGCCCTGCCACCAGGGCCACATACAGCAGCGAGAGCAGGGCCACCAACACCTCCATGCGGCGATGCACAAGGTTGAGATCGCCGCCCGACACCAGAGCCCAGAGCGCCAGTCCGCCCAGGGCCGTGCCCAGCACCATGCCGAGCACCAGGGGTTGCAACAGGCGTCGTTCGCCTTCGCCGCGGTGCTGCCACACGCCGAGCAGGGCCGCCGGCAGCATCAGCACGGCCACCACGGCCAGGCCATCGCTTGGGCCGAGGGCGAACACCATCAGGGGTGACACGACAAAGCCACCGGTGCCCAGGCCACTGCGGGCGAACCCCATCAGGAAGGCGGCGCTGAGGGCGAGCAGCAGGGCCAGCCAGGGCAGGGGCTGGGTGAGAAACGCCTGCAGCACAGCGATGCCCGAATCGTTCACACCCTAAGTAGCTCCGCCAGGGCTTCCTGTAGCTGCAAGAGCTCCTCATCGGTGCTGGTGATGTGGGTGCAGGCGCGCAGGCAGGCGGGATCGGCCAGGTCGCGGATCCAGATCCCTTCGGCACCAAGCGCCTGCACCACCTGGCTGGGCGGGCTGGCAGCGGTCAGCGTGAAGCTCACTAGCCCGGCCGGCGGTGGACCCTCGAGCAGGGGTGTCGCCCCCGGCAGCGTTGCCAGTTGCTGCCAGAGCTTGGCGCTGAGCGCCTGAATCTGCTCCAGGCGCCGCTCGGCACTGCCCTGCTGCTCGAGCAGCTCCAGCGAGGTGCGCAATCCGGCCATCAATGGGATGCAGCTGGTGGCGACTTCGAAGCGGCGACTGTCGTGATGGAACGGATCGGGATCGCCCATCACGGCGCGAGTTTCATCCTGGAGACTGCGCCAACCGATCAGGGTGGGGCTGGCCTCTGCCAGCACCCGTTCGGAGAGGGCCACACCTCCCAATCCCTCCGCACCGCAGGCCCACTTGTGCCCCGTGAAGGCGTAGATGTCGGCTGCGGCCGCGGCTTCGGCCACGGGGATCTGCCCAAAGCTCTGGGCCGCATCCACCAGCAGGTAGGGCTGGCTGGGGTGCTGCCTGAGCTGGGCCGCCACCGCGGCGATCGGCATGCGTTGCCCTGTGTTCCAGAGCAGATGGGAGAGCACCACCAGGCGGGTGCGCGGCTGAAAATGGGTCTCCAGTGCCTGGAGCACGGCGGCATCGGTTTGCGCTTGTTCCTCGCGCCCGCCCCGGAGCTGTTGCACCGTCAGGGTGTCGATCTGCAGTTGCTGGCGCCGCGCCAGTTCGTGGCAGGCGGCCACCACACCGGGGTGTTCGCAGTCGCTGATCAGGATCCGATCCCCCGGCGCCAGGGGCAGACCCCAGAGCGGCAGCACACAGCCACTGGTCACGTTCTCGCTCAGGGCGAGGCGATGGGGGGCGACGCCGCACAGTCCGGCCAGCAGGGCCCGCGTGCTGTTCACCTCCCGGCTGATGTAAGGCCACACGTCGGCGGTGAAGGGCCCCAGCTCCTGAATCCGCTGCCATGAGCTGGTGATCGCCTCCAGCGTTGGCGTTGGCAACGGACCCTGGCCGCCGTAGTTGAAGTAGGTCTTGTTGGCGAGGGCGGGGCAGTGGTGGCGCATCGCTCCAGGCGTCAGCGTCTGAACTGGATCATCGCTGGATCAGCGCCCTGGCAGCGGGATCAGATTGAGGTGTGTCGCGCTGATGGCGATGGACGCCAAGGTGATCGTTGGCAGTGAGGAATGGTGCGGCCTGCCGGGCATAGGCCTGCCGGCGATCAAGGCGCGGGTGGATTCCGGTGCCGCCACCTCATCACTCCATGCCTTCAACATCGCGCCCTTTCAGCGGGAGGGGCAGGAGTGGATCAGCTTTGAAGTGCACCCGCTCCAGAACGACCGCTCAGTGGTGGTGCGGCATGAGGCACCGGTGCTGCAGCAGCGGGGCGTGAAGAACACCAGCGGCCTGGTGGAGGCCCGCTATGTGATTCGGGAGACCCTGCAGCTTGGTGATCAGAGCTGGCCGATTGAGATCACCCTCACCAATCGCGATGCCATGGGGTATCGGATGCTCCTGGGCCGTGAGGCGATGGTGGGGCGGGTGCTGGTGGATCCTGAGGGCAGCCATCACCTCGTGCAGTACGCAGCGCCTGAGGTGGAGGCGATGTATGCCCATCACCGGGTGGAACGCACGGGCCTGCGCATTGCTCTGTTGGCCACCGATCCCGACCTTTACAGCAACCGCCGCCTGATGGAGGCGGGGGAGGAGCGGGGCCATCGCA is a genomic window containing:
- the yidD gene encoding membrane protein insertion efficiency factor YidD, which codes for MRESTTVSGGFPAQINRLISGLLLALIGVYRRWFSPLLGPRCRFIPSCSAYGLEAIQRHGPWRGGWLTLRRLSRCHPFTPCGCDPVPD
- a CDS encoding glutaredoxin family protein yields the protein MTPSPTEPLPLILYSRRGCCLCEGLEQRLRELALHTLAPPLQLQVIDIDGAGVDPSLRARYDLEVPVLALPAGVLPRVSPRLSGEGLFRWLQRACATRLGSD
- a CDS encoding PLP-dependent transferase; amino-acid sequence: MSGRDLLRDPCWQAAELGHPLPDAVHAVSVALPRWQDVIAYEEKDPACRKALRAIYPRFGFHTLVEELARCALAVTNTPDATSAWPYPTEAAARAAQTHCRRTTPEAHTSIVMVRELPCLIADRTSTAAAKAFWQHAGLGASSRLAAIALGRERAPAPEAGVAAKRTLIERLARIYGCPSEAISLHPSGMAALHQALRRVCALRPGRPTLQIGFPYVDVLKQPQVLFHGGELLLDPSPSAVEAALDRLQPMAVVVELPSNPLLRCVDLAAIARLAHARAIPVIADDTIGSGLNIDALPYADLVFSSLTKSFAGRGDVLAGSLIVSPRARWLQPRGDGDDPNAVALAPLADADAIALEEGSRDLEERLPRLNRHALELAERLAQHPAVARVFHPAGCPNFRALMRPSSGHGCLLSFELKGGSDKAQRVYDALAVCKGPSLGTTFTLCCPYVLLAHYDELGWAESCGVPSDLLRVSVGLEDPDELWNRFHTALSA
- a CDS encoding UDP-N-acetylmuramoyl-L-alanyl-D-glutamate--2,6-diaminopimelate ligase — protein: MSQTLHSLLRAVGLPWPEQLANVPIEAITCDSRCVSRGSLFLGLPGVRVDGGSFWPRALADGAAAAVIGPAAAAVQPPGPEDPVLVVPEPVAQWIGELAAAFWQRPSSRMTLIGVTGTNGKTTTTHLIEHLSLEAGRPAALFGTLVNRWPGHSITATHTTAFADRLQAQLAEAVAGGTQVAAMEVSSHALEQQRVAGCRFAGAVFTNLTQDHLDYHPSMQAYFEAKARLFSTPLLLEDGIRAVVNVDDPWGRQLAERLGARCWRCSLEPDQEAELTMTDLVMRSSGVEGRLITPKGEGRFASPLVGRFNLMNLMQAVAVLQQQGLPLPLLLEGLGSFRGVPGRMERVVVPSAAAAQLPAVLVDYAHTPDGLKNALEACRPFVEGRLICVFGCGGDRDRGKRPQMASIAAKLADRVVVTSDNPRTENPQQILADVVEGLPSSTDRVVEGDRAAAIAAAVAEARPGDLVLIAGKGHEDYQILGTEKVHFDDREEAEKALRSRLIR
- the queA gene encoding tRNA preQ1(34) S-adenosylmethionine ribosyltransferase-isomerase QueA; amino-acid sequence: MPDPRDCLLSSYDYKLPEERIAQEPIEPRHAARLLMVPPVGAELEQVRHETVWDWQNALQPGDLLVVNDTRVLRARLRVRRSGGGLAELLVLEPRGQGRWLCLARPGKKLRPGDQVWLEAQAQEPLPLQVLASDAASGGRIVQFPPGCEDAIAIEALLESYGEVPLPPYINRHDEADQTRYQTRYAARPGAVAAPTAGLHLSDPLLAAIRARGVQLATVTLHVGLGTFRPVEMEDLRALTLHSEWVEVSPALVEAVEACRARGGRVIAVGTTSVRALEGAAAAAGGTLQPLKGPVDLVIQPGFRFAVVQGLLTNFHLPKSSLLLLVSALIGRERLLQLYDAAIKQHYRFYSYGDAMWIDPGAVLPDARPLGT
- a CDS encoding sulfite exporter TauE/SafE family protein → MNDSGIAVLQAFLTQPLPWLALLLALSAAFLMGFARSGLGTGGFVVSPLMVFALGPSDGLAVVAVLMLPAALLGVWQHRGEGERRLLQPLVLGMVLGTALGGLALWALVSGGDLNLVHRRMEVLVALLSLLYVALVAGRNAIARAGGGGGPAGPTGLLMVGSGVGISQTVANSGSPLLTVFFLRHQVPRSRFVAAQLVALLVQNLLKLIPLISLGILHLGNAGSALLLIPVTVIGNLSGQRFYRGASERLFFLCYQVLLLIGFAVSVALIVGRSRILALL
- a CDS encoding PLP-dependent aspartate aminotransferase family protein, which produces MQKPAIATRAIHHGDSFAEGTGTVMPPIYATSTFAHGNPGGFDYTRSGNPNFRILEAVLASVEQCAHATVFGSGVSAITAIASTLRQGDRVLCEENLYGCTVRLFEQVFAKFGVRTEWVDFTDATALATIAERKPAMVWLESPTNPLLKVIDLEAVCMAARSAGVPVVVDNTFATALVQRPLAMGATLSLTSTTKYINGHSDALGGAVCCDDPAWHQKMVFAQKALGLMPSPFDCWLITRGIKTLPLRLRQQMASAAAIADHLAAHPAVAWVRYPLRTDHPQHSVAQRQMQGGGAIVTLGLNANRDLAYAVSKALRWFTMAESLGGVESLICHPATMTHAAVSVDVKEKLGISDGLVRLSVGCEDTADLIADLDQALSLLP
- the cysK gene encoding cysteine synthase A — translated: MSRVYADNSQAIGNTPLVRLNHVTKGCKATVLAKVEGRNPAYSVKCRIGANMIWDAEKRGVLSEGKTIVEPTSGNTGIALAFTAAARGYKLILTMPESMSIERRRVMAVLGAEIVLTEAAKGMPGAIAKAKQIADSDPAKYFMPGQFENPANPEIHEKTTGPEIWNDCDGAIDVLVAGVGTGGTITGVSRYIKNQAGKAIESVAVEPAHSPVITQTLNGEEVKPGPHKIQGIGAGFIPKNLDLSVVDKVEQVTNEESIAMALRLAKEEGLLVGISCGAAAAAAIRLAQQDAYAGKTIVVVLPDLAERYLSSVMFADVPTGIIEQPVAA
- a CDS encoding aminotransferase class V-fold PLP-dependent enzyme; protein product: MRHHCPALANKTYFNYGGQGPLPTPTLEAITSSWQRIQELGPFTADVWPYISREVNSTRALLAGLCGVAPHRLALSENVTSGCVLPLWGLPLAPGDRILISDCEHPGVVAACHELARRQQLQIDTLTVQQLRGGREEQAQTDAAVLQALETHFQPRTRLVVLSHLLWNTGQRMPIAAVAAQLRQHPSQPYLLVDAAQSFGQIPVAEAAAAADIYAFTGHKWACGAEGLGGVALSERVLAEASPTLIGWRSLQDETRAVMGDPDPFHHDSRRFEVATSCIPLMAGLRTSLELLEQQGSAERRLEQIQALSAKLWQQLATLPGATPLLEGPPPAGLVSFTLTAASPPSQVVQALGAEGIWIRDLADPACLRACTHITSTDEELLQLQEALAELLRV
- the rpsD gene encoding 30S ribosomal protein S4; translated protein: MSRYRGPRLRITRRLGDLPGLTRKAAKRSYPPGQHGQARRKRSEYAIRLEEKQKLRFNYGVSERQLVRYVKKARAQEGSTGTNLLKLLENRLDNVCFRLGFGPTVPGARQLVNHGHVTVNGRVTDIASYQCKAGDVIAIRERKGSKKLAEGNLEFPSLANVPPHLELDKTKLSAKVIGRCEREWVALEINELLVVEYYSRKV